A region of Solanum dulcamara chromosome 7, daSolDulc1.2, whole genome shotgun sequence DNA encodes the following proteins:
- the LOC129896829 gene encoding sulfite exporter TauE/SafE family protein 5-like isoform X2, with protein sequence MNIHKTYLQCLFFLIILTTCGFSLAKQTNPTSKKLNFGQFLNSIYEWRIKQQQQPKFGDSNNNNLKIGAPTVLAGIFCFIAASISSAGGIGGGGLYVPILIIVAGVDLKPASSFSAFMVTGGSIANVVCSIFLPSPKHGGKILVDFDIALLSQPCILLGVSIGVICNLVFPEWLITILFAIFLAWCTFKTFKSGIYYWKIESEEVMRRKGNFEEIEGPLLEKEENGIKNIPWMKMGVLVMIWFSFFVLYLLRGNRYGQGIIHMEACGVVYWIISLVQFPLAIIFTSWILYKRQNHQKLPSKKQITAATCSFMVFFSSTMSAVQYLFLGMEHVHSALIFSIVCLIASLIGLVVVQRAIEHHGRASLIVFSVGIVMALSTLLITSFGAVDVWSDYTSGKYMGFKPPC encoded by the exons ATGAATATTCACAAAACCTACCTACAATGTTTGTTCTTCCTTATCATTCTAACCACTTGTGGATTTTCCTTAGCAAAACAAACAAACCCCACCtcaaaaaaactcaattttggTCAATTCTTGAATTCAATCTATGAATGGAGaattaaacaacaacaacaaccaaaattTGGAGATTCCAATAATAATAATCTGAAAATTGGAGCCCCTACTGTGTTGGCTggaattttttgttttattgcAGCTTCCATTTCTAGTGCTGGTGGAATTGGAGGTGGTGGATTATATGTACCAATTTTAATCATTGTTGCTGGTGTTGACCTCAAACCAGCCTCAAGTTTCTCTGCTTTTATG GTAACCGGAGGCTCGATAGCCAATGTTGTTTGCAGCATATTCTTACCAAGTCCCAAACATGGTGGGAAAAttttggttgattttgatatagCTTTGCTCTCACAACCATGTATTCTATTGGGAGTTAGTATTGGAGTAATTTGCAATCTTGTTTTCCCAGAATGGCTCATCACTATTCTATTTGCAATATTTCTTGCTTGGTGCACTTTCAAGACATTTAAATCAGGAATTTATTATTGGAAAATTGAATCTGAAGAAGTTATGAGGAGAAAAGGGAATTTTGAGGAAATTGAAGGGCCTTTattggaaaaagaagaaaatggaaTAAAAAATATTCCATGGATGAAAATGGGAGTATTAGTGATGAtttggttttctttttttgtccTTTATCTTCTTCGTGGAAATCGATATGGACAA GGCATAATTCATATGGAGGCATGTGGAGTGGTATACTGGATCATCTCATTAGTTCAATTTCCTCTAGCAATAATTTTTACATCATGGATCTTATACAAGAGACAAAATCACCAAAAGTTGCCTTCCAAGAAGCAG ATAACAGCAGCAACTTGTTCATTCATGGTGTTTTTCTCCTCTACCATGTCAGCTGTACAATACTTATTTCTAGGCATGGAACATGTCCATTCTGCCCTCATCTTTTCAATTGTTTGTTTAATTGCTTCACTTATTGGATTGGTTGTTGTACAAAGAGCCATTGAACATCATGGAAGAGCATCACTTATTGTTTTCTCTGTTGGAATAGTCATGGCTTTAAGTACTCTACTTATAACAAGTTTTGGAGCTGTTGATGTTTGGAGTGATTACACAAGTGGGAAGTACATGGGGTTCAAGCCACCTTGTTGA
- the LOC129896829 gene encoding sulfite exporter TauE/SafE family protein 2-like isoform X1 translates to MNIHKTYLQCLFFLIILTTCGFSLAKQTNPTSKKLNFGQFLNSIYEWRIKQQQQPKFGDSNNNNLKIGAPTVLAGIFCFIAASISSAGGIGGGGLYVPILIIVAGVDLKPASSFSAFMVTGGSIANVVCSIFLPSPKHGGKILVDFDIALLSQPCILLGVSIGVICNLVFPEWLITILFAIFLAWCTFKTFKSGIYYWKIESEEVMRRKGNFEEIEGPLLEKEENGIKNIPWMKMGVLVMIWFSFFVLYLLRGNRYGQGIIHMEACGVVYWIISLVQFPLAIIFTSWILYKRQNHQKLPSKKQEIAYETKNNGHSRMFIFPLMAFLAGVLGGVFGIGGGMLISPLLIQVGITPEITAATCSFMVFFSSTMSAVQYLFLGMEHVHSALIFSIVCLIASLIGLVVVQRAIEHHGRASLIVFSVGIVMALSTLLITSFGAVDVWSDYTSGKYMGFKPPC, encoded by the exons ATGAATATTCACAAAACCTACCTACAATGTTTGTTCTTCCTTATCATTCTAACCACTTGTGGATTTTCCTTAGCAAAACAAACAAACCCCACCtcaaaaaaactcaattttggTCAATTCTTGAATTCAATCTATGAATGGAGaattaaacaacaacaacaaccaaaattTGGAGATTCCAATAATAATAATCTGAAAATTGGAGCCCCTACTGTGTTGGCTggaattttttgttttattgcAGCTTCCATTTCTAGTGCTGGTGGAATTGGAGGTGGTGGATTATATGTACCAATTTTAATCATTGTTGCTGGTGTTGACCTCAAACCAGCCTCAAGTTTCTCTGCTTTTATG GTAACCGGAGGCTCGATAGCCAATGTTGTTTGCAGCATATTCTTACCAAGTCCCAAACATGGTGGGAAAAttttggttgattttgatatagCTTTGCTCTCACAACCATGTATTCTATTGGGAGTTAGTATTGGAGTAATTTGCAATCTTGTTTTCCCAGAATGGCTCATCACTATTCTATTTGCAATATTTCTTGCTTGGTGCACTTTCAAGACATTTAAATCAGGAATTTATTATTGGAAAATTGAATCTGAAGAAGTTATGAGGAGAAAAGGGAATTTTGAGGAAATTGAAGGGCCTTTattggaaaaagaagaaaatggaaTAAAAAATATTCCATGGATGAAAATGGGAGTATTAGTGATGAtttggttttctttttttgtccTTTATCTTCTTCGTGGAAATCGATATGGACAA GGCATAATTCATATGGAGGCATGTGGAGTGGTATACTGGATCATCTCATTAGTTCAATTTCCTCTAGCAATAATTTTTACATCATGGATCTTATACAAGAGACAAAATCACCAAAAGTTGCCTTCCAAGAAGCAG GAAATAGCATATGAAACTAAGAATAATGGACATTCAAGAATGTTCATTTTCCCCTTAATGGCATTTCTAGCAGGAGTATTGGGTGGTGTATTTGGAATTGGTGGAGGAATGCTTATTAGTCCCCTTCTAATTCAAGTTGGAATAACACCTGAA ATAACAGCAGCAACTTGTTCATTCATGGTGTTTTTCTCCTCTACCATGTCAGCTGTACAATACTTATTTCTAGGCATGGAACATGTCCATTCTGCCCTCATCTTTTCAATTGTTTGTTTAATTGCTTCACTTATTGGATTGGTTGTTGTACAAAGAGCCATTGAACATCATGGAAGAGCATCACTTATTGTTTTCTCTGTTGGAATAGTCATGGCTTTAAGTACTCTACTTATAACAAGTTTTGGAGCTGTTGATGTTTGGAGTGATTACACAAGTGGGAAGTACATGGGGTTCAAGCCACCTTGTTGA